One region of Desmodus rotundus isolate HL8 chromosome 11, HLdesRot8A.1, whole genome shotgun sequence genomic DNA includes:
- the C11H6orf136 gene encoding uncharacterized protein C6orf136 homolog isoform X4 has translation MTSASPSSLLCSPPVPRPPTWLLPWAPPPPPLQVQALSSPWVVHPPGKGEEGPGPDLHSGCLDGLRSLFEGPSCPYPGALISFQAPVTARPSPATPSGDPSMEEHLAVMYERLRRELPTLLLQSHDYSLYSSDVEFINEILNIRTKGRTWYILSLTLCRFLAWNYFAQLQLEVLQLTRHPENWTLQARWRLMGLPIHMLFLRFYRRDKEELYRTFDAYSTFYLNSNGLICRHRLDKVSPRAERDGKNQLFFVSLDEKVLILPMWKRRNKKMAEALKGIKIDEFKNF, from the exons ATGACTTCCGCTTCTCCATCTTCTCTTCTCTGCTCGCCCCCAGTCCCACGCCCTCCCACTTGGCTGCTTCCCTGggctcccccaccacctccccttcAGGTCCAGGCCCTCAGCTCACCATGGGTGGTTCACCCTccaggaaagggggaggagggaccAGGACCTGACTTGCATAGTGGCTGCCTGGATGGACTCAGGAGCCTATTTGAGGGACCTTCGTGCCCCTATCCTGGGGCTTTGATATCTTTCCAAGCCCCTGTGACTGCCCGCCCTTCCCCTGCCACTCCATCTGGAGATCCGAGTATGGAGGAGCACCTGGCTGTCATGTATGAAAGACTGAGACGAGAG CTCCCCACGCTGCTCCTTCAGTCCCACGACTACAGTCTCTACTCCTCGGACGTGGAGTTCATCAACGAGATCCTGAACATCCGTACCAA GGGCCGCACGTGGTATATTCTGTCACTGACCCTCTGCCGCTTCCTGGCCTGGAACTATTTCGCACAACTTCAGTTGGAGGTTCTACAGTTGACCCGCCACCCCGAGAACTGGACCCTGCAAGCCCGTTGGAGGCTCATGGGGCTGCCCATCCACATGCTCTTCCTGCGTTTCTACAGGCGTGATAAGGAAGAGCTTTACCG GACCTTTGATGCCTATTCCACCTTCTACCTGAATTCCAACGGCCTCATTTGTCGCCATCGCCTGGACAAAGTGAGTCCCAGGGCTGAGCGTG atggaaaaaatcaacttttttttgtctccctggatgaaaaagtcctcattttgccgatgtggaagaggcgaaacaaaaaaatggcagaagcactaaaaggcatcaaaattgatgagttcaaaaacttttga
- the C11H6orf136 gene encoding uncharacterized protein C6orf136 homolog isoform X2 — MKPAIRSCVHASNMYVILALRGGTAPQSIGILNVKDQLSPWALPFPPLWPHSMTSASPSSLLCSPPVPRPPTWLLPWAPPPPPLQVQALSSPWVVHPPGKGEEGPGPDLHSGCLDGLRSLFEGPSCPYPGALISFQAPVTARPSPATPSGDPSMEEHLAVMYERLRRELPTLLLQSHDYSLYSSDVEFINEILNIRTKGRTWYILSLTLCRFLAWNYFAQLQLEVLQLTRHPENWTLQARWRLMGLPIHMLFLRFYRRDKEELYRTFDAYSTFYLNSNGLICRHRLDKLMPSHSPSSPVRKLLVGALVTLGLSEPEPSFRLCPKA; from the exons ATGAAACCTGCTATTCGTTCATGTGTTCATGCTTCAAACATGTATGTGATCCTTGCCCTGAGAGGTGGAACTGCTCCCCAAAGTATTGGAATCTTAAATGTAAAG GACCAGCTTTCTCCATGGGCTCTGCCATTCCCACCCCTGTGGCCCCACTCCATGACTTCCGCTTCTCCATCTTCTCTTCTCTGCTCGCCCCCAGTCCCACGCCCTCCCACTTGGCTGCTTCCCTGggctcccccaccacctccccttcAGGTCCAGGCCCTCAGCTCACCATGGGTGGTTCACCCTccaggaaagggggaggagggaccAGGACCTGACTTGCATAGTGGCTGCCTGGATGGACTCAGGAGCCTATTTGAGGGACCTTCGTGCCCCTATCCTGGGGCTTTGATATCTTTCCAAGCCCCTGTGACTGCCCGCCCTTCCCCTGCCACTCCATCTGGAGATCCGAGTATGGAGGAGCACCTGGCTGTCATGTATGAAAGACTGAGACGAGAG CTCCCCACGCTGCTCCTTCAGTCCCACGACTACAGTCTCTACTCCTCGGACGTGGAGTTCATCAACGAGATCCTGAACATCCGTACCAA GGGCCGCACGTGGTATATTCTGTCACTGACCCTCTGCCGCTTCCTGGCCTGGAACTATTTCGCACAACTTCAGTTGGAGGTTCTACAGTTGACCCGCCACCCCGAGAACTGGACCCTGCAAGCCCGTTGGAGGCTCATGGGGCTGCCCATCCACATGCTCTTCCTGCGTTTCTACAGGCGTGATAAGGAAGAGCTTTACCG GACCTTTGATGCCTATTCCACCTTCTACCTGAATTCCAACGGCCTCATTTGTCGCCATCGCCTGGACAAA CTGATGCCTTCACACTCACCCTCATCACCTGTGAGGAAGCTGCTTGTGGGAGCCCTGGTGACTCTGGGGCTGTCAGAGCCAGAACCCAGCTTCCGCCTGTGTCCCAAAGCCTGA
- the C11H6orf136 gene encoding uncharacterized protein C6orf136 homolog isoform X1 — MYQPGRGAARLLGPCLRAYQARPQDQLSPWALPFPPLWPHSMTSASPSSLLCSPPVPRPPTWLLPWAPPPPPLQVQALSSPWVVHPPGKGEEGPGPDLHSGCLDGLRSLFEGPSCPYPGALISFQAPVTARPSPATPSGDPSMEEHLAVMYERLRRELPTLLLQSHDYSLYSSDVEFINEILNIRTKGRTWYILSLTLCRFLAWNYFAQLQLEVLQLTRHPENWTLQARWRLMGLPIHMLFLRFYRRDKEELYRTFDAYSTFYLNSNGLICRHRLDKVSPRAERDGKNQLFFVSLDEKVLILPMWKRRNKKMAEALKGIKIDEFKNF; from the exons ATGTACCAGCCCGGCAGGGGGGCAGCCAGGCTTCTCGGCCCCTGCCTCCGCGCCTACCAGGCTCGCCCCCAG GACCAGCTTTCTCCATGGGCTCTGCCATTCCCACCCCTGTGGCCCCACTCCATGACTTCCGCTTCTCCATCTTCTCTTCTCTGCTCGCCCCCAGTCCCACGCCCTCCCACTTGGCTGCTTCCCTGggctcccccaccacctccccttcAGGTCCAGGCCCTCAGCTCACCATGGGTGGTTCACCCTccaggaaagggggaggagggaccAGGACCTGACTTGCATAGTGGCTGCCTGGATGGACTCAGGAGCCTATTTGAGGGACCTTCGTGCCCCTATCCTGGGGCTTTGATATCTTTCCAAGCCCCTGTGACTGCCCGCCCTTCCCCTGCCACTCCATCTGGAGATCCGAGTATGGAGGAGCACCTGGCTGTCATGTATGAAAGACTGAGACGAGAG CTCCCCACGCTGCTCCTTCAGTCCCACGACTACAGTCTCTACTCCTCGGACGTGGAGTTCATCAACGAGATCCTGAACATCCGTACCAA GGGCCGCACGTGGTATATTCTGTCACTGACCCTCTGCCGCTTCCTGGCCTGGAACTATTTCGCACAACTTCAGTTGGAGGTTCTACAGTTGACCCGCCACCCCGAGAACTGGACCCTGCAAGCCCGTTGGAGGCTCATGGGGCTGCCCATCCACATGCTCTTCCTGCGTTTCTACAGGCGTGATAAGGAAGAGCTTTACCG GACCTTTGATGCCTATTCCACCTTCTACCTGAATTCCAACGGCCTCATTTGTCGCCATCGCCTGGACAAAGTGAGTCCCAGGGCTGAGCGTG atggaaaaaatcaacttttttttgtctccctggatgaaaaagtcctcattttgccgatgtggaagaggcgaaacaaaaaaatggcagaagcactaaaaggcatcaaaattgatgagttcaaaaacttttga
- the C11H6orf136 gene encoding uncharacterized protein C6orf136 homolog isoform X3 has translation MYQPGRGAARLLGPCLRAYQARPQDQLSPWALPFPPLWPHSMTSASPSSLLCSPPVPRPPTWLLPWAPPPPPLQVQALSSPWVVHPPGKGEEGPGPDLHSGCLDGLRSLFEGPSCPYPGALISFQAPVTARPSPATPSGDPSMEEHLAVMYERLRRELPTLLLQSHDYSLYSSDVEFINEILNIRTKGRTWYILSLTLCRFLAWNYFAQLQLEVLQLTRHPENWTLQARWRLMGLPIHMLFLRFYRRDKEELYRTFDAYSTFYLNSNGLICRHRLDKLMPSHSPSSPVRKLLVGALVTLGLSEPEPSFRLCPKA, from the exons ATGTACCAGCCCGGCAGGGGGGCAGCCAGGCTTCTCGGCCCCTGCCTCCGCGCCTACCAGGCTCGCCCCCAG GACCAGCTTTCTCCATGGGCTCTGCCATTCCCACCCCTGTGGCCCCACTCCATGACTTCCGCTTCTCCATCTTCTCTTCTCTGCTCGCCCCCAGTCCCACGCCCTCCCACTTGGCTGCTTCCCTGggctcccccaccacctccccttcAGGTCCAGGCCCTCAGCTCACCATGGGTGGTTCACCCTccaggaaagggggaggagggaccAGGACCTGACTTGCATAGTGGCTGCCTGGATGGACTCAGGAGCCTATTTGAGGGACCTTCGTGCCCCTATCCTGGGGCTTTGATATCTTTCCAAGCCCCTGTGACTGCCCGCCCTTCCCCTGCCACTCCATCTGGAGATCCGAGTATGGAGGAGCACCTGGCTGTCATGTATGAAAGACTGAGACGAGAG CTCCCCACGCTGCTCCTTCAGTCCCACGACTACAGTCTCTACTCCTCGGACGTGGAGTTCATCAACGAGATCCTGAACATCCGTACCAA GGGCCGCACGTGGTATATTCTGTCACTGACCCTCTGCCGCTTCCTGGCCTGGAACTATTTCGCACAACTTCAGTTGGAGGTTCTACAGTTGACCCGCCACCCCGAGAACTGGACCCTGCAAGCCCGTTGGAGGCTCATGGGGCTGCCCATCCACATGCTCTTCCTGCGTTTCTACAGGCGTGATAAGGAAGAGCTTTACCG GACCTTTGATGCCTATTCCACCTTCTACCTGAATTCCAACGGCCTCATTTGTCGCCATCGCCTGGACAAA CTGATGCCTTCACACTCACCCTCATCACCTGTGAGGAAGCTGCTTGTGGGAGCCCTGGTGACTCTGGGGCTGTCAGAGCCAGAACCCAGCTTCCGCCTGTGTCCCAAAGCCTGA